One part of the Eucalyptus grandis isolate ANBG69807.140 chromosome 10, ASM1654582v1, whole genome shotgun sequence genome encodes these proteins:
- the LOC104421686 gene encoding adenylate kinase isoenzyme 6 homolog, with protein sequence MAKDRERKRPNVLVTGTPGTGKTTTATALADATQLRHVGIGDLVKDKGLHDGWDDELECHVINEDLVCDELEDAMEQGGNIVDYHGCDFFPERWFDLVVVLQTENSILYDRLSKRGYTGSKLSNNVECEIFQVLLEEAKESYPQDIVLALKSDTVDDIDRNVASLTEWVRQWHPTS encoded by the exons ATGGCGAAGGATCGGGAGAGGAAGAGGCCCAACGTCCTCGTCACGGGCACGCCCGGAACGGGGAAGACGACGACGGCCAccgccctcgccgacgccaCCCAGCTCCGCCACGTCGGCATCGGCGACCTGGTCAAGGACAAAGGCCTGCACGACGGCTGGGACGACGAGCTTGAGTGCCATGTCATCAACGAGGACCTG GTATGTGATGAGCTCGAGGATGCAATGGAACAAGGCGGGAACATTGTTGATTACCATGGGTGTGACTTCTTCCCTGAGCGATGGTTTGATCTCGTCGTTGTGCTTCAAACAGAAAACTCTATCCTCTATGATCGCTTGAGTAAGAG AGGATACACTGGGTCGAAGCTCTCAAACAATGTAGAATGTGAAATATTCCAAGTACTGTTGGAGGAGGCAAAAGAAAGCTACCCTCAAGACATCGTTCTGGCATTGAAGAGTGACACCGTGGACGACATAGACAGGAATGTGGCTTCCTTGACAGAGTGGGTTAGGCAGTGGCATCCCACATCCTGA